One stretch of Rhodoferax lithotrophicus DNA includes these proteins:
- a CDS encoding phosphoribosylanthranilate isomerase, whose translation MTNNPAPSTLLRTRIKICGLTRESDVDAAVSAGVDAIGFVLYAKSPRHVSAQRAAELARRLPPFVTPVLLFVNEATSKIIAACASVSGSIAQFHGDETPADCWAASAQGQRPYLRAARIPMGEAGRGFDLLKFAQDYSQAQAILLDAHIDGFGGGGQTFNWSLLPPNVNAHLVLSGGLNAANVIDGITQVRPRCKSLSVDISSGVEVPGQKGIKDPTRIREFVAAVRLADQLFNDKSASSP comes from the coding sequence ATGACCAACAACCCCGCCCCAAGCACGCTGCTGCGCACCCGCATCAAAATCTGCGGCCTGACCCGCGAATCCGATGTCGATGCGGCCGTCTCAGCCGGGGTCGATGCGATTGGTTTTGTGTTGTACGCCAAAAGCCCGCGCCATGTGTCGGCCCAACGCGCCGCCGAATTGGCCCGCAGACTGCCGCCCTTTGTCACCCCGGTGCTGCTCTTTGTCAATGAAGCCACTTCAAAAATAATAGCTGCTTGCGCAAGTGTATCGGGGTCTATCGCCCAATTTCATGGTGATGAAACCCCTGCAGATTGCTGGGCCGCCAGCGCACAGGGCCAGCGCCCCTACCTGCGTGCGGCCCGGATTCCCATGGGTGAAGCCGGGCGCGGCTTTGATCTCTTAAAATTCGCCCAAGATTACTCACAGGCTCAGGCCATTTTGCTGGACGCGCACATTGACGGGTTCGGCGGTGGCGGGCAAACATTCAATTGGTCACTGCTTCCTCCAAACGTCAACGCTCACCTCGTCTTGAGTGGTGGGCTGAACGCTGCCAACGTGATCGATGGCATCACACAGGTGCGTCCACGCTGTAAATCGCTCAGCGTCGACATCAGCTCCGGTGTTGAGGTGCCCGGCCAAAAAGGCATCAAAGACCCCACAAGAATTCGTGAGTTTGTCGCTGCCGTTCGTCTGGCAGACCAACTCTTCAATGACAAATCAGCCTCTAGCCCTTGA
- the trpB gene encoding tryptophan synthase subunit beta, protein MFDYQQPDPRGHFGIYGGSFASETLTHAINELKAAYAKYQFDPEFIAEFESELAHFVGRPSPVYHAARMSREMGGAQIFLKREDLNHTGAHKINNTIGQAMLAKRMGKPRVIAETGAGQHGVATATICARYGLECVVYMGSEDVKRQSPNVYRMKLLGATVVPVTSGSRTLKDALNEAMRDWVANVDNTFYIIGTVAGPHPYPMMVRDFQSVIGKECLVQMPEMLHAAGCNTEQPDVVVACVGGGSNAMGIFYPYIQHEATQLIGVEAAGEGIDSGKHSASIQRGSPGVLHGNRTYVLQDENGQVTETHSISAGLDYPGVGPEHAFLNDIGRAQYVGITDKEALEAFHYLCRTEGIIPALESSHAVAYAMKLAKTMRPDQSILVNLSGRGDKDIGTVADLSKADFFCRPSCQGQSVKGDGQNVSVALVKQAQTAAISGASK, encoded by the coding sequence ATGTTTGACTACCAACAACCCGATCCACGCGGTCACTTCGGCATCTACGGAGGCAGTTTTGCCTCTGAGACCCTGACCCACGCCATCAACGAGCTCAAAGCCGCCTACGCCAAGTACCAGTTCGACCCCGAGTTCATCGCTGAATTCGAATCCGAACTGGCCCACTTTGTCGGCCGCCCCTCCCCCGTCTACCATGCGGCGCGCATGAGCCGCGAGATGGGTGGGGCACAAATCTTCCTCAAGCGCGAAGACCTGAACCACACCGGCGCGCACAAGATCAACAACACCATCGGTCAGGCCATGCTGGCCAAGCGCATGGGCAAACCGCGCGTGATTGCCGAAACCGGAGCTGGTCAGCACGGCGTCGCCACCGCCACCATCTGTGCCCGCTACGGGCTCGAATGTGTGGTCTATATGGGCAGCGAAGATGTCAAGCGCCAAAGCCCCAACGTCTACCGCATGAAACTGCTCGGGGCCACCGTGGTGCCCGTCACCAGCGGCAGCCGCACCCTGAAAGATGCGCTGAACGAAGCCATGCGCGACTGGGTTGCCAACGTCGACAACACCTTCTACATCATCGGCACCGTGGCTGGCCCACACCCCTACCCGATGATGGTGCGCGATTTCCAGAGCGTCATCGGCAAGGAATGCCTGGTGCAAATGCCCGAGATGCTCCACGCCGCTGGCTGCAACACCGAGCAACCCGATGTGGTGGTGGCCTGTGTCGGCGGTGGGTCGAATGCCATGGGCATCTTCTACCCTTACATCCAGCATGAAGCCACCCAACTGATTGGCGTCGAAGCGGCTGGCGAGGGCATCGACAGCGGCAAGCACTCGGCCTCCATCCAGCGCGGCAGCCCCGGCGTGTTACACGGCAACCGCACCTATGTGCTGCAAGACGAGAACGGCCAGGTGACTGAAACCCACAGCATCAGCGCCGGACTGGACTACCCCGGTGTTGGCCCCGAGCACGCCTTTTTGAACGACATTGGCCGCGCCCAATACGTCGGCATCACCGACAAGGAAGCGCTGGAAGCCTTTCACTACCTGTGCCGCACCGAGGGCATCATCCCGGCGCTGGAATCCAGCCACGCCGTCGCCTATGCCATGAAACTGGCCAAAACCATGCGGCCCGACCAGTCCATTCTGGTCAACCTGTCCGGCCGCGGTGACAAAGACATCGGCACGGTGGCCGATTTGTCCAAGGCCGACTTCTTCTGCCGCCCCAGTTGCCAGGGCCAATCGGTCAAAGGTGATGGTCAAAATGTGTCTGTAGCCCTTGTGAAACAAGCGCAAACAGCTGCTATTTCAGGAGCATCCAAATGA
- the trpA gene encoding tryptophan synthase subunit alpha: MSRMAATFTQLKAQGRKALIPFVTAGFPFADITPELMHALVAGGADVIELGVPFSDPSADGPVIQNAGDKALAFGIGMTQVLDMVRVFREQNQTTPVVLMGYANPVERYNQVHAAPKTEATHAINTRATSPFVRDAAAAGVDGVLVVDYPPEECEDFAAELKSHGLDLIFLLAPTSTDERMQQVARIASGYVYYVSLKGVTGSGALDTGAVEAMLPRIRAHVQCPVGVGFGIRDAATAKAIGRVADAVVIGSKIIQLIDNQPRDQVAATAQTFLREIRTALDS, encoded by the coding sequence ATGAGCCGCATGGCCGCCACCTTCACCCAGCTTAAAGCCCAAGGCCGCAAGGCGCTGATTCCGTTTGTCACTGCGGGCTTCCCGTTTGCCGACATCACGCCCGAACTGATGCATGCTTTGGTGGCCGGGGGCGCTGATGTGATTGAACTCGGCGTGCCGTTTTCCGACCCCAGCGCGGACGGTCCGGTGATCCAGAATGCCGGCGACAAGGCCCTGGCGTTTGGCATCGGCATGACCCAGGTGCTGGACATGGTGCGGGTATTCCGTGAGCAAAACCAGACCACCCCTGTGGTACTGATGGGCTACGCCAACCCGGTGGAGCGCTACAACCAGGTTCATGCAGCTCCTAAAACAGAAGCTACTCATGCAATAAACACAAGGGCTACAAGCCCATTTGTGCGTGATGCAGCAGCAGCGGGGGTGGATGGTGTGCTGGTGGTGGACTACCCACCGGAAGAGTGTGAAGACTTCGCCGCCGAGCTCAAAAGCCATGGCCTGGATTTGATTTTCTTGTTAGCACCCACTTCCACCGACGAGCGCATGCAGCAAGTGGCCCGCATCGCCAGCGGCTACGTGTACTACGTGTCGCTCAAGGGGGTCACTGGCTCAGGCGCACTCGACACCGGGGCGGTAGAGGCTATGCTGCCTCGCATCCGCGCCCATGTGCAGTGCCCGGTCGGTGTCGGTTTTGGCATTCGGGATGCCGCCACCGCCAAGGCCATTGGCCGGGTTGCCGATGCGGTGGTGATCGGCAGCAAGATCATTCAATTGATTGACAACCAGCCGCGCGACCAGGTGGCGGCCACGGCACAAACCTTCCTGCGCGAGATTCGCACCGCATTGGATTCATAA
- the accD gene encoding acetyl-CoA carboxylase, carboxyltransferase subunit beta, whose amino-acid sequence MSWLEKLLPPKIQQTDPKDRRAIPEGLWIKCPSCDTVLYKADLEQNQNVCPSCNHHHRIGARARLNVFLDNEGRYEIGQEVLPVDALKFKDSRKYPERLKEAMENTGETDALVVMGGTVMSIGLVAACFEFEFMGGSMGSVVGERFARGVQTAIDQKVPFVCFTATGGARMQEGLLSLMQMAKTNASLTHLAKKGLPFISVLTDPTMGGVSAGFAFLGDVVIAEPKALIGFAGPRVIESTVRVTLPEGFQRAEFLQTKGAVDLICDRRELRKTIANTLAMLTRQPADAVS is encoded by the coding sequence ATGAGTTGGCTTGAAAAACTGCTTCCCCCCAAAATCCAGCAAACCGACCCCAAAGACCGGCGCGCCATCCCTGAAGGCCTGTGGATCAAATGCCCCAGCTGCGACACCGTGTTGTACAAAGCCGATCTGGAGCAAAACCAGAACGTTTGCCCCAGTTGCAACCACCACCACCGCATTGGTGCACGCGCCCGGCTCAACGTCTTTCTGGACAACGAAGGCCGTTATGAAATCGGCCAGGAAGTGCTGCCGGTGGATGCGCTCAAATTCAAAGACAGCCGCAAATACCCCGAGCGCCTGAAAGAAGCCATGGAAAACACCGGCGAGACCGATGCGCTGGTGGTCATGGGTGGTACGGTCATGAGTATCGGGCTGGTGGCGGCCTGCTTTGAATTTGAATTCATGGGCGGCAGCATGGGTTCGGTGGTCGGTGAGCGCTTTGCCCGCGGTGTGCAAACCGCCATTGATCAAAAAGTGCCGTTTGTCTGCTTTACCGCCACCGGTGGTGCACGTATGCAGGAAGGCTTGCTGAGTTTGATGCAAATGGCCAAAACCAATGCCTCGCTGACCCATCTGGCCAAGAAAGGCCTGCCCTTTATCAGCGTGCTGACCGACCCCACCATGGGCGGTGTGAGCGCCGGGTTTGCCTTTCTGGGCGACGTGGTGATTGCCGAACCCAAGGCCTTGATTGGTTTTGCCGGCCCACGGGTGATTGAGTCCACCGTGCGCGTCACCCTGCCCGAAGGTTTTCAGCGGGCCGAATTCCTGCAAACCAAAGGCGCCGTCGACCTGATCTGTGACCGCCGCGAACTGCGCAAAACCATTGCCAACACCCTGGCCATGCTGACACGCCAGCCCGCTGACGCGGTGAGTTAA